The Methylocella tundrae genome contains the following window.
CTGGAAATCCGTCGCGAGGAGATCGAAGGGTAGAGTTAGCCTCCCTCGGCGTTGCGCCAGCCGCGGCTTGGCGCGCAATGCTCCGTCAGGTCCATTTGCGGTCAGCGGTAAAGCACACATTCAGCCAAAGCGGCGCGCCTCCTTCCCCGATCTCGGAGGCGATTTCTTCGCGGATCTTGTCCAGCGCCTCGACCCCGCCGATCGGAAAGCTCGCGTGGGCGATGATATGCGCGTCGATGAAGCGGGCGCGGCCGGTCTTGGCGACATAGCTGGTATAGCCTTGAAATCCGTGGCGCTTTGTCACCGCGTCGAGAATTCTGCGTACGTCCGCGTCAAGATCGGGCGGCGCGACGAGAAAAATCTCACGCAGCGCCCGCCAGACGGAAAACATGGGGATCGGCGCAAGGCACAGCGTGACCGCGATCAGAATGGCCGGATCGGCGAAGGGAGCCAGGTGGCGATAGCCAGCGCGTTCGAGAGCCATCGCGCCTAGGAAGCTCGCGAGCAAAGCGAGGCTCAGCGCGCCTCCCATCAAAAATCCGCGCGCGTCAATGCGCAGGAGGTCGGAATCGAGCGCCTCGCTCGCCCGGCGCATCCGGCGCGCCATGACGAGGCAGGCGGCGCTGACAAGGATCGCATAGATGGCCGCTGGGCCGAAATCGAGCCTATGGCCCCCCTGGATCAAAAGGCCGACCGCGTCCAGGAACGCATAGATGCAGGAGAGTGACAGGATGGTTCCGTTGAAGGCCGCAACCATAGGCTCGAAATGCCAGTAGCCGAACTGAAAGCGACGGCTGCCTTCGCGCGTCAGCAGTTTGGAGACGATGAGGGCGAGGCCCGTCATGGCGACGTCGACAATCGAATAAACGCCATCGAACAGAATCGACCGCGAGCCGATGGCGAGGCCGGCGCTGACGCCGATGAGGCCAAGGACAAATGTCACGGCGATCGAAAGCCGCAAAAGATTCTGTTCGGCGCGTGTGTCGATAGGCTCTGGGCTCTCGCTCATGCGTCCTCGTTCGGGGATTGCCCGCCTTGCGCTGCCGACACACTCTACTCAGGTGACCGGCGGTCGCATGGCGCATGCGAACATGCGGCGGATTTGAATGAATCTTCGCAGCCTCGTGCAAGCTTTGCCCCGTAATGTTGAGATCTCGCTAGGCTGTTAAGAGAGAATCACATGTCGATTTCCGCACTCAACGCGACGTCAAACACAATTTATACCCCGCCGACGCAAACTGTTTCCGCCAATGCGCAAGCGGCGGACGGGGATTATAAAGCGCCGGCCGCCGGGCGGGTCAAAGATAGCGACGGGGATTACAAAACCATCACTCATGCCTCGACGCCGCCGATATCAAGCGCTGCGTCGCAGGCGCTGAGCTCGCTCAAGGCAGGCGGCTGAAGCGCGAGTCTGATAGCCGTAATCTTTTCCAAGCAAACCATTCGATAAGCTCACGCGGTGGACACCCCACGGTCCATCGCGCGAGCATGCGCCGCCGCCCGCCGCCTGTTCCAAAGCTCCGGCGCGCCGCCGAGGCGATCGCGGCCTTCGCGGCGGCGGCTTGCTGGAGCCGACGCCATGCCGCGGCCGCCGCATTTTGCGCTTTCGCTGCTTCTTGCTTGGCTCGTGGCATCTCTATAAGCTTGTATCGGACCATCCTGCCGATGATCGGCGGATGGGTCACCGATCAAGCACGTAAGAGTGGCTCGCATGTCTGATTCGATTGTGCAAAAAATCGATGCTGCGCCGGCGCGTCCGCTGCTGCCGGACCGGCTTGTGTCCGGATATGAGGCGTTCCTCGGCGGCCGGTTCGCGCGCGAACAGGATCGTTTCCATCATCTCGCCGAGAAAGGGCAGAACCCTCGCATTCTCCTGATTGGATGTTGCGATTCGCGGGTCTCTCCGGAGGTGATTTTCGACGCCGGTCCGGGCGAGATTTTCGTTGCTCGCAACGTCGCCAATCTGGTGCCCCCCTATTCGCCCAACGATGATCTGCACGGCACGTCGGCGGCGCTCGAATACGCGGTGCTCGGACTGCGCGTCGAGCACATCGTAATCCTCGGCCACGCGCGTTGCGGCGGCGTCCGTGCGTATGCGGAAGCCGATTTCGACCCCTACCAGAAGCCCCTATCGGCAGGTGATTTCATCGGAAAATGGATCAGCCTGATCGCGCCGGCGGCCGCAAAAATCGGTCCGGCCGCGGAGCCTCTCGACGAATATTCCGAACGTCTGGCTCTCGCTTCAATCATCCAGGGCCTCGCCAATCTTCGCACCTTTCCGGCGATTGCAACGCTCGAAAAGCGCGGCCTCCTCACTCTTCACGGCGCCTATTTCGGCATCCTTGAAGGCAAGTTGCTGGCGCTCGATGAAGGAGCCGGAAAATTCTTGCCGGTCTCGCAGGACGCCCACGCCGCTGCTCTTTCCGAACCACGATTCTAGAGCATGATGCCGGAAAGTTGCAGAGTTTTCGGATCCACATCATCCGTTGAAACAAAAGGCTTAGAGAGCCCAACGCCCGCTGCTTGAACGCATTTCTGTTCTCGGCCCGGATGACTTTGGACGCAATCGCGCCGCGACGCCGTCCAAAGGATCAAATCCATCTCTTATCAATAAGTTAGCATGACGCCGAAAAAAGGCTTTCCACTTTTTGGCCTCGCGCTCCGCCGCGCCGCCAAGGCGCAGGCCGAAAACTTCTGTTGCGCGCTCACGCGAAGGAGTTCATTTTATCGTGACGATTTGACGCCCCGGAGAGGACGCAAAGCCAAAAACGTTTGGAAGGAGACCCAAAATGACAATCGCTCGCATTCTTGCAGAGAAGGGCCGGAACGTGAGCACCACCCAGCCCCATCGGACGCTCTCCGAGGCGCTGGAGGTCCTGACAGCCAAAAATATCGGCGCCCTCGTGGTATCCGACGCGGAAGGCAGGGTTCTCGGCATCTTGTCCGAGCGCGATATCGTTAGGGCGATCGGCAGGGCCGGCGCGAGCGCGCTCAATGACGTCGTTTCGAAACATATGACCGCGCGGGTCACGACCACCACCGACAGCGAGTGCGTTGTCGCGGCGCTGGAAAAGATGACCAAGCAGCGTTTCCGTCACCTTCCTGTCGTCAGGGACGGCACGCTGGCAGGCCTCGTCTCCATCGGCGATCTGGTCAAGTATCGCCTCGAGGAAATGGAGCGCCAGACCCAGGCGATGAAGGAATATATCGCCACGGCTTGACGGCGCGCTATTGCGGCCAAGCCCATGGAGGCCACGCTGCGCCTTAGCGTGGCTGACAGGCGCATTGTCCGCGCGCAGTAAACACCCATTGGGCGGCGACAGAACCAGATGTCCTACTATGAATGGTCCTGGCTCGCAGTCGGCGCCTATGCTGTGCATATTCTGGAGGAATTTGCGCTCGACTGGCGAAACTGGGCGCGGGCCGTCATCAAGCTGCCGGTGGAATGGAGCGATTTTTACGTCACCAACGCCGTCGTCATCGTTCTTGGCGTCGTTCAGGCGCAACTTTCCACATCGCTTCCGGTCCTTTTTCTCGCCTATGCCGCGCTGATGCTGATCAACGCCACATTTTTTCATGTGCTGCCGATGATCGTGACCGGCGGGCGGTTCTCTCCGGGAGTGGTAACGGCCGTGTGCCTTTTCTGTCCGATCGGCCTCGGCTCCTTCCGCCAAGCCGGGACCGATGGCGATTTGAGCGCCGGCGTCGCCTTCGCGGCGGTCACGATGGGAGCCGCGTTGATGGCTTTTCCGATCATCCTGCTGCGAGCGAAGTCGCGGCCTTATTTCAGGCAGACAGTCTGAATGCTCGCCAGACTATGGCGCGGACTCCTCGCCGCGTGGCGTCAGAGCGATAAACTCAGAGATCTCGGGGATGGCGCGTCGCGTCGCCTCGCGACCCATCTCGATCAATTCGTCAGCGCGGTGAAAGTCAAACAGACCAACCCTGCTGACCCGCGCGTTGATGATGACGTCCGGCGGATCGCCTGCGAGACGAGAGCGGGAAATACGCCCTTGCGCTATATTGAACGCGTCCATCATGGCGCTGCCGATCCCCGGCGCGCCATCCTCCCGTTTGCCGAAATGACGGCGGTGACCGCCGCGGAAAGCGCCAAAAAACCCGCCTCGCCTAGGCAGCTCTTCGACGGCGACGGTAAATTCTTCGAGCGTCGGCTCAAGCGAGAGCCGGTCATCAATCACCGTCGCGCGAAATCCATTATCGCCGATCAAATTGACGGCGATGACGATTTCGGCGCCGAGCGCGCGACAGACCGTGACCGGCACAGGATTGACGAGGGCGCCGTCGAAAAGCCAGCGTCCATTGATGCGGACCGGCTCAAAAATGCCGGGCAACGCATAGGAGGCGCAGATCGCCTCGACCGCGTCGCCCTTGGTCAGCCAGATTTCGTGGCCGGTGCCGACTTCGGTCGCGACGGCGGCGAACCCCTTGTCGAGATCTTCGAGCCGGCGCCCGCCAAGCGCCTGGTGGAGCCGGCGCTTTAGATGCCCGCCTGCGAGCAGGCCAACGCCGGAAAAAGACACGTCCATCATGCCGAATACGGTCTTTTTCGTCAGGCCCCGCGCGAATGTCTCGACATGTTCCAGCTTGCCTGCCGCGTAGCAGCCACCGACCACAGCTCCGATCGAGGTCCCGGCGACGACGTCCGGGTGAATTCCATGTTCGCGAAGCTCCAGCATGACGCCAATATGGGACCAGCCGCGCGCCGCGCCCGCGCCGAGCGCCACGCCGACCGAAGGCCGCGTCTGTAGCTTGACCGATAACGGCGCATCGACACCGCCCGGATGGTTAGGCCGCCTGCGCGGATCGGGAAGCATTTTGTTCAATCTCTCGCTCCTCGTGAAGTAGAACGCGGCATTAACGAACGCGCGGCCATACAGACAAAATGCGGCGCTGAAGCAGAACGGTTTAGGACACTTGAGTGTTTCGCTCCGGAAGTTGACAATTGTTGAACAAAGCGCGCTTGGGCGCTTCTTCAGAGCTGACGCCGCCTTGCCGACGAAAAGAAGACCCATTTGGCGGGATTGCCCCGAGCAGCCGCGCGGCGGCGGCTCGTCATGCGCGCGGCTCAAGCATGAACCGGTTCGATGGCCGCCCGACCTGCGAATCCTCGGGCAACGAGGAGAACGAAGGCCACGGCCCAGCGTTAGACCGGCGCGCCCGTCCGCGCCAGTTGCGCGAACAGAAGAAGGATCACGATCAGGCCGAGAAGCGCATAAGCGAGATAAACCTTTTTCAATGGCCACTCCCTTAAAAGGCGGCGTTTTCGGCCGGCAAAATTAATTATATCCTGGATCGATGCGATCTGGCGCAATGCTTTTGGCGCGTCGAGCGCATCGCCGACCGCCATTCCGCGCGCCCGACCAGTCACGCTAATCGAAGACGAGAACCGCTCCGCCATCGCGGCTTACGACCTTGCGGTAGAAGCACGAGCGCCGGCCCGTATGGCAGGCGCCGCCGTCGCCGCCGGCCTCAACGCTCAGCAATAAGGCGTCCTGATCGCAGTCCGTCCTGATTTCCGTTATTTTCTGCGTTTGTCCGGATGTCGCGCCTTTGCGCCAGATTTCCTGCCGCGAACGCGACCAATAATGCGCTTCGCCCGTTACAAGCGTCAGGCGCAAGGCCTCGGCATTCATATGGGCGATCATCAGAATTTCGCCGTCGGCGGCCGCGCGCGTCACACAGACGATCAGCCCGTCGGGGCCAAAACGCGGCGTGAACGCGGTCCCTTCCTCAAGATCGAATTTCGCGCCCTGTCCTTTGGCGCCGATCGGAGTTGGCGATGGAGCGGGAGGGGTCGCTGTTGCACGCTCGCCGGTCATGTCGCCGCCCTTTCAGTCTTGCCTGCATCGCCAAAAAATGCGCGGCAGGGAAAAGCATCTTCCGCGCAACAGGACTATAGGCTGGCGGCGCCAGCTGGACACAGCCCAAAAAAAAGCCTTGAGATTTTGAGCTTATTTGCCGTGCCGCAGCATGGTGAGGAAGCGCGCCTGCTCGGCCGGATCGTCGCGGAAGACGCCGGTAAACTGGGTGGTGATGGTCTGAGCGCCCTGTTTGCGGACGCCGCGCATCGACATGCACATATGCTCGGCCTCGATCATGATCGCGCAGCCTCGCGGACGCAGATGAACGTCGATCGCGCCGATGATCTGGGCCGTCAGCGCCTCCTGCGTCTGCAGGCGCCTGGCGAACACATCGACGAGGCGCGCAAGCTTGGAAAGCCCGACGACGCCCTCTTCGGAAGGGTAATAAGCGATATGGGCCACGCCGACGAAAGGCACCACATGGTGCTCGCAATGCGACGAGAACGGGATGTCGCGCACGAGGATAATGTCGTCATAGCCGTGCACTTCCTCGAAGACGCGCGCAAGCACCGAGGTGGGATCCTCGCGGTAACCGGAGAATAATTCTTCATAGGCTTTGACGACCCGGGCCGGCGTATCGACCAATCCCTCGCGCGTCGGGTCGTCGCCCGCCCAGCGCAACAGCACGCGGACGGCGGCTTCGGCCTCCTCCCGCGTCGGGAGGGGCTCCCGCGCTGAATTGTCGCGCTGGGGCTGAGAACGTTCGACCAAGGACTTAACCACGGCATCCATGTGGCGCCTCCAAAAGCATCAATAATTGTCCCTTGCATCCCACCTGACATAGAGGGAGCGTCGCATCCGACTAAAGAGGGACGGCCTCTGCAGCCAGATGCGCCGAGCGGACGTTAGCCCGGGAGGATCGCTTGGAAATGCGCCAAATCTCGTCGCATAACCCTGCCACACCTATATAGTATGCGTTGCCCGCCGTCACCCGCACCTTTATTCCGCGTAGGACCATGCTGACAGAAATATACAACAGTCGAATACTGGAGCTTGCGGGAAACATCCCGCGGCAAGGCCGGCTCGCGGCGCCGAGCGCCTCGGCGAAAGCGCATTCGAAACTGTGCGGCTCAACCGTTATTGTCGATGTTGTCATGGATGACGGCAAGATCGTGGATTTCGCGCATGACGTGAAGGCATGCGCGCTGGGGCAGGCGGCGGCCTCGATCATGGCCCGCCATGTGATCGGCTCGACCGCCGCCGAGATCCGCGCCCTGCGCGACCAGGTTCGCGCCATGCTCAAGGAAAATGGCGCGCCGCCAAACGGGAAGTGGTCGGAAATTGCTGCGCTCGAGCCGGTGCGCGACTATAAGGCGCGGCATGCATCGACTCTCCTGACCTTCGAGGCGACGCTCGATTGCGTCAATCAGGTCGAGGCGGCGCAGGCGGACAATCGTTAGATGACCGCCCCGCCGAGAGCCTGCCTGCATTCATTTGAGGAGCCGCGCGGAAGGGGCAGCGCTTTAGCTCAGTTGCCGACGGGTAAGAACGGCAGATCCAGATTGAAAGAGTGGGCGACGATCAGGCCGCCGGTATATTGGTTCAGCGAGCCGAGATTGTTCGGCACCGGGCTTGCCGCCGCGCTGCTCACGAGACGATTATAGCCGCCGAATACGGTCGCGCTCCAGGTCGGCGTGAAGTCGTATTTGATCGAGCCGAGCACCCCGACCGACGTCAAGCCGCCATAGGCCTGATAAGGCGTCACTTTCCCATTAAGGAGAGCCTGATAGGGCGTGACCGAGAAATAAGCGTTCATGAATTGAGTGTCGCCCAGCTGCAGGCGCGGGCCGACCGCCAGCGTGAAGCCGTTCCATTTCTGGATCGCGTCGAAGGCGATATTCGCGTCTATGCCATCATGGCCATTGACGCCCTGGCGTATTTCACCGCGGGCGCGGAAATGCTCCGTGTACCAGAGTTCGCCGAAAATGCCGAGCTCCAGAGTCCAGTCGACATTCGGCAGTCCGTAGAAGGCGCCATTGCCGTTGCTCAACCCTCTGTTCGGCATGACGCGGCCGACGGGTCCGGCTTTGATCCAGCCATAGTCGAGCAGCGAAATGCCAAAGCCGTCGTCGGGGGAACTGAAGGGCTCGGGCTCACCGGGCCGGCGCAGAGCCAGCGTTCCAGTCGGCCATACGGTGACGGCCCGCGCGCCGGGGAAAGCGCTCTGAACCTGGGGCCCAAGCCCGACGGTGACGGTCCAGCCCGATGCCGGGGCCGGCTGCGCAAGAGTCGGCAGGTCCGCCGCGAAGACGGCTGACGTCGTTACGGACAGAAGGCTGGAGAGAGCCAGGCGTTTTGAAAAAGACACGGGCGCACCGGAGGCTTTGAGTCGCAGGATCGAAGCGATACTATGAGACCAGCTCTCCGCGCCTGCCAGTGCATATCTGCCACAGTGGCGCCACGATCGTACCAAGTGAGGCGGGATTGATGCCCGAAACCCTTTTGAGACACGCTTCCACAATTGGCCGTTCAGCGGCGCGCTTCTCCATTCGCGCATACCAGCTGACGTTTTCTTCGCTGGTTGGGTCTCAATGTCGTCATTTGCCGAGCTGCTCCACCTATATGGACGAGGCGATCGCGCGGCACGGGCTCTGGGCCGGCGGTTTCATGGGCTTCGCGCGCCTTTGCCGGTGTCAGCCGTTTGGCACGGCGGGGTTTGATCCTGTGCCGCAAGCCTTGCCGACGAACGCGCACTGGTTGCGCCCGTGGTCCTATGGGCGGTGGCGGGGACCGCTGCCGGACGCGCAAGAGCCCGACGCCAACGCCGTGAAATTATCCGGCAAGGC
Protein-coding sequences here:
- a CDS encoding cation diffusion facilitator family transporter; translation: MSESPEPIDTRAEQNLLRLSIAVTFVLGLIGVSAGLAIGSRSILFDGVYSIVDVAMTGLALIVSKLLTREGSRRFQFGYWHFEPMVAAFNGTILSLSCIYAFLDAVGLLIQGGHRLDFGPAAIYAILVSAACLVMARRMRRASEALDSDLLRIDARGFLMGGALSLALLASFLGAMALERAGYRHLAPFADPAILIAVTLCLAPIPMFSVWRALREIFLVAPPDLDADVRRILDAVTKRHGFQGYTSYVAKTGRARFIDAHIIAHASFPIGGVEALDKIREEIASEIGEGGAPLWLNVCFTADRKWT
- a CDS encoding carbonic anhydrase, which produces MSDSIVQKIDAAPARPLLPDRLVSGYEAFLGGRFAREQDRFHHLAEKGQNPRILLIGCCDSRVSPEVIFDAGPGEIFVARNVANLVPPYSPNDDLHGTSAALEYAVLGLRVEHIVILGHARCGGVRAYAEADFDPYQKPLSAGDFIGKWISLIAPAAAKIGPAAEPLDEYSERLALASIIQGLANLRTFPAIATLEKRGLLTLHGAYFGILEGKLLALDEGAGKFLPVSQDAHAAALSEPRF
- a CDS encoding CBS domain-containing protein, producing MTIARILAEKGRNVSTTQPHRTLSEALEVLTAKNIGALVVSDAEGRVLGILSERDIVRAIGRAGASALNDVVSKHMTARVTTTTDSECVVAALEKMTKQRFRHLPVVRDGTLAGLVSIGDLVKYRLEEMERQTQAMKEYIATA
- a CDS encoding HXXEE domain-containing protein, yielding MSYYEWSWLAVGAYAVHILEEFALDWRNWARAVIKLPVEWSDFYVTNAVVIVLGVVQAQLSTSLPVLFLAYAALMLINATFFHVLPMIVTGGRFSPGVVTAVCLFCPIGLGSFRQAGTDGDLSAGVAFAAVTMGAALMAFPIILLRAKSRPYFRQTV
- a CDS encoding patatin-like phospholipase family protein — protein: MLPDPRRRPNHPGGVDAPLSVKLQTRPSVGVALGAGAARGWSHIGVMLELREHGIHPDVVAGTSIGAVVGGCYAAGKLEHVETFARGLTKKTVFGMMDVSFSGVGLLAGGHLKRRLHQALGGRRLEDLDKGFAAVATEVGTGHEIWLTKGDAVEAICASYALPGIFEPVRINGRWLFDGALVNPVPVTVCRALGAEIVIAVNLIGDNGFRATVIDDRLSLEPTLEEFTVAVEELPRRGGFFGAFRGGHRRHFGKREDGAPGIGSAMMDAFNIAQGRISRSRLAGDPPDVIINARVSRVGLFDFHRADELIEMGREATRRAIPEISEFIALTPRGEESAP
- the hisI gene encoding phosphoribosyl-AMP cyclohydrolase, which produces MTGERATATPPAPSPTPIGAKGQGAKFDLEEGTAFTPRFGPDGLIVCVTRAAADGEILMIAHMNAEALRLTLVTGEAHYWSRSRQEIWRKGATSGQTQKITEIRTDCDQDALLLSVEAGGDGGACHTGRRSCFYRKVVSRDGGAVLVFD
- the folE gene encoding GTP cyclohydrolase I FolE gives rise to the protein MDAVVKSLVERSQPQRDNSAREPLPTREEAEAAVRVLLRWAGDDPTREGLVDTPARVVKAYEELFSGYREDPTSVLARVFEEVHGYDDIILVRDIPFSSHCEHHVVPFVGVAHIAYYPSEEGVVGLSKLARLVDVFARRLQTQEALTAQIIGAIDVHLRPRGCAIMIEAEHMCMSMRGVRKQGAQTITTQFTGVFRDDPAEQARFLTMLRHGK
- a CDS encoding iron-sulfur cluster assembly scaffold protein gives rise to the protein MLTEIYNSRILELAGNIPRQGRLAAPSASAKAHSKLCGSTVIVDVVMDDGKIVDFAHDVKACALGQAAASIMARHVIGSTAAEIRALRDQVRAMLKENGAPPNGKWSEIAALEPVRDYKARHASTLLTFEATLDCVNQVEAAQADNR
- a CDS encoding MipA/OmpV family protein — protein: MSFSKRLALSSLLSVTTSAVFAADLPTLAQPAPASGWTVTVGLGPQVQSAFPGARAVTVWPTGTLALRRPGEPEPFSSPDDGFGISLLDYGWIKAGPVGRVMPNRGLSNGNGAFYGLPNVDWTLELGIFGELWYTEHFRARGEIRQGVNGHDGIDANIAFDAIQKWNGFTLAVGPRLQLGDTQFMNAYFSVTPYQALLNGKVTPYQAYGGLTSVGVLGSIKYDFTPTWSATVFGGYNRLVSSAAASPVPNNLGSLNQYTGGLIVAHSFNLDLPFLPVGN